From Caldanaerobius fijiensis DSM 17918, a single genomic window includes:
- a CDS encoding ribosomal L7Ae/L30e/S12e/Gadd45 family protein, whose protein sequence is MSDQPLRLLKNAKLAIGAKQTRKAIEAGLAKEVYIARDAENHVVDKIIELCKEKDINILYIDTMKELGELCGIDVGAASIAVLK, encoded by the coding sequence ATGTCTGATCAGCCACTTCGGTTGTTAAAGAATGCAAAGCTGGCAATAGGTGCTAAACAAACAAGAAAGGCAATTGAGGCGGGTCTTGCTAAAGAAGTGTATATAGCAAGAGATGCTGAAAATCATGTAGTAGATAAAATTATAGAATTGTGTAAAGAGAAAGATATAAATATCCTGTATATAGATACTATGAAGGAATTAGGGGAATTATGCGGTATAGATGTGGGTGCAGCATCTATTGCTGTATTGAAATAA